In the Acomys russatus chromosome 13, mAcoRus1.1, whole genome shotgun sequence genome, one interval contains:
- the Bhlhe40 gene encoding class E basic helix-loop-helix protein 40, with protein sequence MERIPSAQPPPTCLPKAPGLEHGDLSGMDFAHMYQVYKSRRGIKRSEDSKETYKLPHRLIEKKRRDRINECIAQLKDLLPEHLKLTTLGHLEKAVVLELTLKHVKALTNLIDQQQQKIIALQSGLQAGELSGRNIEAGQEMFCSGFQTCAREVLQYLAKHENTRDLKSSQLVTHLHRVVSELLQGNASRKPLDSAPKTMDFKEKPSFLAKGTEGPGKNCVPVIQRTFASSSGGEQSGSDTDTDSGYGGELEKGDLRAEQPYFKSDHHGRRFAAAVGDRVSTIKQESEEPPTKKSRMQLSEEEGHFAGSDLMSSPFLGPHPHQPPFCLPFYLIPPSATAYLPMLEKCWYPTSVPVLYPGLNTSAAALSSFMNPDKIPTPLLLPQRLPSPLAHSSLDSSALLQALKQIPPLNLETKD encoded by the exons ATGGAGCGGATCCCTAGCGCGCAACCACCTCCTACCTGCTTGCCCAAAGCGCCAGGACTGGAGCACGGAGACTTGTCAGG GATGGATTTTGCCCACATGTACCAAGTGTACAAGTCCAGGCGGGGGATAAAACGGAGCGAGGACAGCAAG GAAACTTACAAATTGCCGCACCGGCTGATTGAGAAAAAGAGACGTGACCGGATTAACGAGTGCATTGCCCAGCTGAAGGATCTCCTACCCGAACACCTCAAACTTACA actTTGGGTCACTTGGAGAAAGCAGTggttctggaacttactttgaAGCATGTGAAAGCACTGACAAACCTAATTGATCAGCAGCAGCAAAAAATCATTGCCCTACAGAGCGGTTTACAAGCCG GGGAGCTATCAGGAAGAAATATTGAGGCAGGACAGGAAATGTTCTGCTCAGGTTTCCAGACATGTGCCCGTGAGGTGCTCCAGTACCTGGCCAAGCATGAGAACACTCGGGACCTGAAGTCTTCCCAACTCGTCACTCATCTCCACCGTGTGGTCTCCGAGCTGCTGCAGGGTAATGCTTCCAGGAAACCCTTGGACTCAGCTCCCAAAACCATGGACTTCAAAGAGAAGCCTAGCTTCCTAGCCAAGGGAACGGAAGGCCCTGGGAAAAACTGTGTGCCAGTCATCCAGCGGACTTTTGCCTCCTCCTCGGGTGGGGAGCAGAGCGGAagtgacacagacacagacagtggCTACGGAGGCGAATTAGAGAAGGGCGACTTGCGCGCTGAGCAGCCATACTTCAAAAGCGATCACCACGGACGCAGGTTCGCCGCTGCCGTGGGAGACCGCGTCAGCACGATTAAGCAAGAATCTGAGGAGCCTCCCACCAAGAAGAGTCGAATGCAGCTCTCAGAGGAGGAAGGCCACTTTGCTGGCAGTGACCTGATGAGTTCCCCGTTCCTCGGGCCACACCCACATCAGCCTCCATTTTGCCTGCCCTTCTATCTTATACCACCATCAGCGACTGCCTACCTGCCTATGCTGGAGAAATGCTGGTACCCCACCTCTGTGCCAGTGTTATACCCAGGCCTCAACACCTCTGCAGCAGCCCTCTCCAGCTTCATGAACCCAGATAAGATCCCGACTCCCTTGCTCTTGCCCCAGAGACTCCCTTCGCCCTTGGCACATTCATCCCTCGACTCTTCGGCCTTGCTGCAGGCTCTGAAGCAGATCCCTCCTTTAAATTTAGAAACCAAAGACTAA